CAGATCTGGGCGATAAAAACTCATTCTCTGGTTTGGTATCGTTGCAAAGCAATGATTCTAAATCTGTAACCCAGGGAGAAAAATCATCCAACACGGCTTCAGACGAGTTGCAGGATCCGCTTTCGCCGGGCCGTTCAAATGTGGCTGGCGCGTTGCTGTCGTCAACTACACAATCACGGTCGGTATCCGCGCTTATCAACGGTCAGTATAAATTCCTTGATCGTTATATTGTTAACGTAGCCTTGCGCGGCGATGGTAGCTCAAGATTTGGTTCTAACAAACGTTATGGTTTGTTCCCGGCCATCTCTGGTCGCTGGCGCGCATCTGCCGAGCCATTTATGAAGAAGTTTTCTAAATGGATGGACGACCTTAGTTTCCGTGGCGGTTATGGTGTGAGCGGTAGCGCTCCGCGCAGTGACTATCTGTTCTTTGGTAAATATCTGCCTAGCGATAACACCTATGCCGGCGCTGCAACTGTGTATCCAAGCAATATTCAGTTGGATAACCTGCGCTGGGAAACACTGGAAGGCCTTGACGCCGGCGTTAACCTGATCATGTTCAACAGCAGATTGAATATTGACTTCGGTATCTACCGCAACCGTACCAAAGACCTGTTCAGCACCGTTAACCTGGCTGCTTACAATGGTTTCAGCTCAGTATTAATCAATGCCGGTACGCTAGACAACCAGGGCTTCGAGCTGAATATTATTTCTACACCAATACGCACCAAAAGCATTGTTGTAGATTTTGCTTTCAACATTGCTAACAACGTTAACGCGCTGCGCTCGGTAAACCCTAACTACCCTGTACAAAGCGGTAACACCAACACCAACGGCAACTATTTAGGTCTGTTGCAGATCAATAACCCACTGGGTTCTTTCTACGGCTACCGCTATAAAGGCGTTTATAAAGACGCGGATGCCACCGTTGCACGCGGTGCAAACGGCAACAAACTGATCAGTCCAGACGGTACGCCTGTGCAAATGCGTTTCAACTACCCGGCAGTTGACTACAAATTCCAACCGGGCGACGCTAAGTATGAAGATGTTAACCATGATGGTAACATCAACTATCAGGACGTGGTTTACCTGGGTAACAGTAATCCTAAGTTTACCGGTGGTTTTGGTCCGAGCATTACCTGGCACGGTAACTTCAAGCTGCAAGCTTTCTTCAACTTCCGTACCGGCGGCCAGATTGTAAATGGTACCGAAATGAGTACTACCAATATGTATGGCTTCAGTAACCAAAGCACTGCAGTATTAAGAAGATGGAGACGCCCGGGTGATGAAACCGATATCCCGAGAGCCTTATACCGTTCGGGCTATAACTGGCTGGGGTCTGACCGTTATGTAGAAACCGGCTCTTACCTGCGTTTCAGATCAATTACGGCAAGGTATAACTTCAACCGCGCCCTGGCAGCCAAGCTAAAAACCAAAAACCTGAGCGTGTACTTCACAGCAGAAAACCTGCTCACCTTCACCAACTATACTGGGCAAGACCCAGAGGTGGCCGTAAGGGGAGAGGGCATTAACCAGATGGCGATAGATAACTCTACCACACCGCCACTTAAACAATTTACGCTTGGTTTATCCGCAACTTTTTAATGACTGTTGAAATGAGAAAGATAGCAACGATATTATTATTGATACTGGTAAGCGCCGGTAACTACTCGTGCAATAAATACCTTGACCTTAAGCCTAACGACGGCATTATCAGAGATATTTTCTGGCAGTCAAAAGAGCAACTTCAGGCCGCAACCCTTGGCTGCTATAATGCCATGGAGGATGTGCCCAGCGGCAGAACACCAGCCGAACTGTTTTTTGTTTGGGGTGAGCTGCGTGCCGATATGATTTCACCAGGTTTGGGTATGGGTGCAGAAGAACTGAGCTTTGTTAACTACAACATCCTCAGCACAAACTCTTTTGCCGACTGGCGCAATATCTACCGTGTAATTAACATTTGCAACACGGTAATTGATTTTGGGCCGAATGTGAAAAGCATTGACGCCACGCTGTCAACCACCGAGCTGAACGGTTATCTGGCCGAGGCGCTCACCGTACGGGCAATGATGTATTTCTACCTGGTGCGCACCTTTGGCGATGTGCCGATGAAGATCAAGGCCACAGCAACAGATGCAGATATTACCAATATTGCCAAAACGCCAAAAGCCGACGTATTGAAGCAGATTGTAGCCGATTTGAAACTGGCCGAAGGCTACGCGGTGGATACCTATAACAATAACACGTTTGATAAAGGCCGTGTTACCAAATACACCGTTTATGCAGTAGAGGCTGATGTTTACCTGTGGCTGGATGATTACGCTAACTGTATTGCCGCTGCCGATAAGATCATTAACTCCAACAAATTTGCCCTGGTACCGGGTAACTCGGCATGGTTCAACACCCTTTTTGCTAACGGTAACTCGGTAGAAGGTATTTTTGAGCTGCAGTTTGACCAGCAAATCCTCAACCCTTACTATGCCATGTTTACCACCAGCAAAAGGAGGTACATAGCAGCATCAAACGTGCTGAGCGACATTTATACCATTGATCCGCAGAAGGCAGATAATATTGATATCCGTGGTATCAATGCGGCTGTTCGCCCGAGCGATCAAAGTATCTACAAGTATCTGGGTATTAGCGACGATGTAGCCCGTACATCAGACGGATCTTATGCGCATTGGATATTTTACCGCTATGCAGACATCTTGCTGTTAAAGGCCGAGGCCTGCATTAACTCTGGTCGCGGTCAGGATGCGCTTGATATCATCCAGCAGATCCGCCAGCGTGGGCATGCGCTGTCATTCTCAGAAGAATCTCCACTGCCTGATGACGTTGCCGGTTTAACAGATTACCTGGTGAAAGAACGTGCCCGGGAGTTTGCTTATGAAGGTAAACGCTGGTATGACCTGTTGCGTGTTGCTAAACGCAATAACTACGAACGCATGGACATTTTGCGCGAAGCGGTATTGAATTCTGTACCGCCATCTGTACAGCAATCGGCATTGAATAAGCTGAAAGACCCGAACAGCCATTACCTGCCCATATTCTATACAGAGATTCAAAATGATCCGCTGCTTATTCAGAATCCATTCTATAAATAATAGCCAACCAAATTATAAGAAGATATGAGAACGATATTTTTTAAACGGATCTCGATGTGGCTTAGCGCACTGCCGGTGTTGTTTGCCATACTGTTTAGCGGCTGCGCCCGTGAGCACATTAACTATAATACTACCAGTGTAGTAAACATGTACAGCTACCTGGAGCAAGACCCTGCCAACTTCTCTATGTTTAAACAAATTATTGATAAGGCAGGTTACGGAGATTTTTTAAACTCTTACGGTACCTATACACTTTTTGCCTCTACCAACGATGGGGTAAAGGCATTTTTGAAAGCCAATAATCTGGCCAACATTGATGCGATTGATCAGGCCATGGCCAAAAAGATTGTCAGCATCAGCCTTATTGCCGATACTATTAACACGTCGCTGTTTACCGACGGTAAGATGCGGACGCCAACTACTTCCGGTCAGTTTTTGATTACCGGTGCTCAAAATACCGATGGGGCAAGTTCTATCACTATTAACAGACAGGCCAACCTGATAAAAGGTAATGTTAGGCTGGGTAACGGTATTGTACACGTTATTGACAATGTGTTGATGCCGGCGCAGCTCACATTGGCTAAAATGATAGAGCAAAACCCAAGCTACTCTATATTCTCTGATGCGCTGAAAGCTACCGGTTTTTATGATACGTTAAACGTGGCCAGTGCAGATCAAACCAATCCGGCCCGCAAATACCTTACGCTGATAGCCGAAACCAACACCGTATTTGCTGCAGCGGGTATCTCTGATTTTAATACGCTGAAGGCAAAGTACTCAACAACGGGTAACCCGAAAGATCCTACTGATAGCCTTTACCTGTTTGTGGCTTACCACATCCTGCCGGAGTTGTCTTTCATGTCAGACATCGTTGCGGTATCTTCACACCCAACGCTGGCTCCGCTTGAGGTAACTACAAGTATGCTGCAGGGCGAAGATGTGTTGTTAAACAACGATACGTTTAACGGTGTGCTTGAACCGGGCGTTGCGCTTGTTCGCTCGCTGAGTGATTTTCCGGCACAGAATGGCGTGTTGC
This region of Mucilaginibacter yixingensis genomic DNA includes:
- a CDS encoding fasciclin domain-containing protein, which produces MRTIFFKRISMWLSALPVLFAILFSGCAREHINYNTTSVVNMYSYLEQDPANFSMFKQIIDKAGYGDFLNSYGTYTLFASTNDGVKAFLKANNLANIDAIDQAMAKKIVSISLIADTINTSLFTDGKMRTPTTSGQFLITGAQNTDGASSITINRQANLIKGNVRLGNGIVHVIDNVLMPAQLTLAKMIEQNPSYSIFSDALKATGFYDTLNVASADQTNPARKYLTLIAETNTVFAAAGISDFNTLKAKYSTTGNPKDPTDSLYLFVAYHILPELSFMSDIVAVSSHPTLAPLEVTTSMLQGEDVLLNNDTFNGVLEPGVALVRSLSDFPAQNGVLHSAAANYKIKVREPSAVYFDFGDQPEIRRAPGVFRVLGLPAAGIAFSIGDLADVTWVSRASSDQKLYYCTTGVVPGSGDYYYGNDFVYFGTRFQPGSGGGIAMMEITFKTPLLVRGRYKVWIDWRRVGGTAPIVVSFDGADLPTTFTPNDVVSDKDNDAVLESKGFKRYSESPLTSNSNGFVSKMVGVINVTTTDRHFIKFRPTGSIATQIPMDAVEFRPIDMQSQITPKLGRDGSLKY
- a CDS encoding RagB/SusD family nutrient uptake outer membrane protein — encoded protein: MRKIATILLLILVSAGNYSCNKYLDLKPNDGIIRDIFWQSKEQLQAATLGCYNAMEDVPSGRTPAELFFVWGELRADMISPGLGMGAEELSFVNYNILSTNSFADWRNIYRVINICNTVIDFGPNVKSIDATLSTTELNGYLAEALTVRAMMYFYLVRTFGDVPMKIKATATDADITNIAKTPKADVLKQIVADLKLAEGYAVDTYNNNTFDKGRVTKYTVYAVEADVYLWLDDYANCIAAADKIINSNKFALVPGNSAWFNTLFANGNSVEGIFELQFDQQILNPYYAMFTTSKRRYIAASNVLSDIYTIDPQKADNIDIRGINAAVRPSDQSIYKYLGISDDVARTSDGSYAHWIFYRYADILLLKAEACINSGRGQDALDIIQQIRQRGHALSFSEESPLPDDVAGLTDYLVKERAREFAYEGKRWYDLLRVAKRNNYERMDILREAVLNSVPPSVQQSALNKLKDPNSHYLPIFYTEIQNDPLLIQNPFYK